The following proteins are encoded in a genomic region of Sphingopyxis sp. YF1:
- the ung gene encoding uracil-DNA glycosylase, giving the protein MAEVKLHPDWLAHIGGEFEQPYMAQLKAFLADERARGKTIYPRPAHWFAALDATPPQDVRVVILGQDPYHGPGQAHGLCFSVQPGVRTPPSLVNIYKEMRDDLGIPPARHGYLKSWAEQGVLLLNNCLTVEAGLAASHQKRGWERFTDAAVAAVAADPAPKVFILWGSHAQKKAANVAGLATGSPHLILRAPHPSPLSAHNGFFGSKPFSQANAFLAAHGRSPIDWALPESPAAE; this is encoded by the coding sequence ATGGCCGAAGTGAAGCTTCATCCCGACTGGCTCGCGCACATTGGCGGCGAGTTCGAGCAGCCCTATATGGCGCAGTTGAAGGCGTTTCTGGCCGACGAGCGCGCCCGCGGCAAGACGATCTATCCGCGGCCCGCGCACTGGTTCGCGGCGCTCGACGCCACCCCGCCGCAGGATGTGCGCGTCGTCATCCTGGGGCAGGATCCCTATCACGGACCGGGGCAGGCGCACGGCCTGTGCTTTTCGGTGCAGCCGGGGGTGCGCACCCCGCCGAGCCTGGTCAATATCTACAAGGAAATGCGGGACGACCTCGGCATCCCGCCGGCGCGCCACGGCTATCTGAAAAGCTGGGCCGAACAGGGCGTGCTGCTGCTCAACAATTGCCTGACGGTCGAGGCCGGCCTTGCCGCGTCGCACCAGAAGCGCGGCTGGGAACGCTTCACCGACGCCGCGGTCGCCGCGGTCGCCGCCGACCCCGCGCCCAAGGTCTTCATCTTGTGGGGCAGCCACGCCCAGAAGAAGGCGGCGAACGTCGCCGGGCTGGCGACGGGCAGCCCGCACCTGATCCTGCGCGCACCGCATCCGTCGCCGCTGTCGGCGCACAACGGCTTTTTCGGGTCGAAGCCGTTCAGCCAGGCGAACGCCTTCCTTGCGGCGCACGGCCGCAGCCCGATCGACTGGGCGCTGCCCGAAAGTCCCGCCGCCGAATGA
- a CDS encoding DUF4402 domain-containing protein yields the protein MKLRACLTLGFLFAAPASAAAQCLLCGNADPAARSASRPAEAPLRVEVDTQLDFSRVAVGAAGGTVDLDPLSGARRLSGDVIDLGGFAVTGTVTVRGEPGAAVRVLLPAAVDLEGGYGRSARVTGLVTDLSAAPRLGPDGRLQFRFGGRLRIAGLDDGDYRGRIPVTVEYQ from the coding sequence GTGAAACTGCGCGCCTGCCTCACCCTCGGCTTCCTGTTCGCCGCCCCCGCGAGCGCGGCGGCACAATGCCTGCTCTGCGGCAATGCCGACCCGGCGGCCCGCAGCGCGAGTCGCCCCGCCGAAGCGCCGCTGCGCGTCGAAGTCGACACCCAGCTCGATTTCAGCCGCGTCGCGGTCGGCGCAGCGGGCGGCACGGTCGACCTCGACCCGCTCTCGGGCGCGCGGCGGCTGAGCGGCGACGTCATCGACCTCGGCGGTTTCGCGGTCACCGGCACCGTTACGGTGCGCGGCGAACCCGGCGCCGCGGTGCGCGTCCTGCTGCCGGCGGCGGTCGATCTCGAGGGGGGGTACGGCCGCAGCGCGCGCGTCACCGGCCTCGTCACCGACCTCTCCGCCGCGCCGCGGCTGGGTCCCGACGGCCGGCTGCAATTCCGCTTCGGCGGCCGCCTCCGGATCGCCGGGCTCGACGACGGCGACTATCGCGGCCGGATTCCGGTGACGGTCGAATATCAATAA
- a CDS encoding YaiI/YqxD family protein, whose product MSAPVTILVDADACPVKDEVYKVAWRHAVAVKIVSNSRLRVPEHPLIERVVVSDGFDAADDWIADAATPRSIVVTADILLADRALKAGAMVLAPNGKPFTAASIGPAIATRAIMADLRAGMGDGVGGPPPFSKADRSTFLQALDAALVRLKRG is encoded by the coding sequence ATGAGTGCGCCGGTCACGATCCTGGTCGATGCCGACGCCTGCCCGGTGAAGGACGAGGTGTACAAGGTCGCGTGGCGGCACGCGGTCGCGGTCAAGATCGTCAGCAACAGCCGGCTGCGCGTGCCCGAGCACCCGCTGATCGAGCGGGTGGTGGTGTCCGATGGTTTCGACGCCGCCGACGACTGGATCGCCGACGCGGCGACGCCGCGCAGCATCGTCGTCACCGCCGACATATTGCTCGCCGACCGCGCGCTCAAGGCGGGGGCGATGGTGCTCGCCCCGAACGGCAAGCCCTTTACCGCGGCGTCGATCGGCCCGGCGATCGCGACGCGCGCGATCATGGCCGACCTGCGCGCGGGAATGGGCGACGGGGTCGGCGGACCGCCGCCCTTTTCGAAGGCCGACCGTTCGACCTTCCTCCAGGCGCTCGACGCCGCGCTGGTGCGGCTGAAGCGCGGCTGA
- a CDS encoding type III polyketide synthase: MTSTPSARLNALATATPGHDIHQAFIEWATPRIADDRMRALFARMAGRSGIAHRWSVLPPTPAGGSPVAPGGFYDVPGLPPTSARMAAYADHAPDLALAAIARLGDAFALARVTHLVVASCTGFVAPGIDQIIARRLGLAPTVERVLIGFMGCYAGVTALRNARHIVRSDPEAVVLVVSVELSTLHLSLADTPEPLLAMLQFSDGAAAGIVSAAPGGISLGEGRSLALDDSADLIRWDIGDRGFAMQLSGEVPGRLRAALSDAAVQRTLFGDGGPPPLLAVHAGGRSVLDAVEAALGVRADALADSRAVLAACGNMSSATILFVLARMMARGAQGEGVAIAFGPGLAAEAIRFTAP, translated from the coding sequence ATGACCAGCACGCCGTCCGCCCGGCTCAACGCCCTCGCCACCGCGACGCCGGGTCACGATATCCACCAGGCGTTCATCGAATGGGCGACGCCGCGGATTGCCGACGACCGGATGCGCGCGCTGTTCGCGCGCATGGCGGGACGGTCGGGGATCGCGCACCGCTGGTCGGTGCTGCCGCCGACGCCCGCGGGCGGATCGCCGGTCGCGCCGGGCGGATTCTATGACGTCCCCGGTCTGCCGCCGACCTCGGCGCGGATGGCCGCCTATGCCGATCATGCGCCCGACCTCGCGCTCGCCGCGATCGCAAGGCTCGGCGATGCCTTCGCGCTGGCGCGGGTGACGCATCTGGTGGTCGCGAGCTGCACCGGCTTCGTCGCGCCGGGGATCGACCAGATCATCGCGCGCCGGCTGGGGCTGGCGCCGACGGTCGAGCGCGTGCTGATCGGCTTCATGGGCTGTTACGCCGGGGTTACCGCGCTGCGCAATGCGCGCCATATCGTGCGGTCGGACCCCGAAGCGGTGGTGCTGGTGGTGAGCGTCGAGCTGTCGACGCTGCACCTCAGCCTCGCCGACACGCCCGAGCCGCTGCTCGCGATGCTCCAGTTCAGCGACGGCGCCGCGGCGGGCATCGTGTCGGCGGCACCCGGCGGGATATCCCTTGGCGAAGGGCGCAGCCTCGCGCTCGACGACAGCGCGGACCTGATCCGCTGGGACATCGGCGACAGGGGGTTCGCGATGCAGCTGTCGGGCGAGGTGCCCGGGCGGCTGCGCGCGGCGCTGTCCGATGCGGCGGTCCAGCGCACGCTGTTCGGCGACGGCGGGCCGCCGCCGCTGCTCGCGGTGCACGCCGGCGGCCGCTCGGTGCTCGACGCGGTCGAGGCGGCGCTCGGGGTGCGCGCCGACGCGCTCGCGGACAGCCGCGCGGTGCTCGCTGCGTGCGGCAACATGTCGTCGGCGACGATCCTGTTCGTGCTCGCGCGGATGATGGCGCGCGGCGCGCAGGGCGAGGGAGTCGCGATCGCCTTTGGCCCCGGCCTCGCCGCCGAGGCGATCCGCTTCACCGCTCCATGA
- a CDS encoding methyltransferase domain-containing protein has product MTPFASLAAPIEAEEEMDAADLAPVRYAAVLGDLSRINALTLAARPTLAFLDRVRGRGTGDRPWRILDVGFGAGDMLARIARWGDRRGVALDLVGVDLNPKSAPVAAARLGARARLVTGDYRDLAGDGWDIIVSSLVAHHMTPGQRRDFLAFMESEAALGWLVNDLHRRRLPFMGFPLLAALARVDPIVRRDGQLSVGRSFRRGEWAALLAEALPGVPARIFRSFPYRLCVERVR; this is encoded by the coding sequence ATGACCCCCTTTGCCAGCCTCGCTGCGCCGATCGAGGCCGAGGAAGAGATGGACGCCGCCGACCTCGCGCCCGTGCGCTATGCGGCAGTGCTGGGCGACCTGTCGCGGATCAACGCGCTGACGCTCGCGGCGCGGCCGACCTTGGCGTTCCTCGACCGGGTGCGGGGGCGCGGAACGGGCGACCGGCCATGGCGAATCCTCGACGTCGGTTTCGGCGCGGGGGACATGCTCGCGCGGATCGCGCGCTGGGGCGACAGGCGCGGCGTTGCGCTCGACCTGGTGGGAGTCGATCTCAACCCCAAGAGCGCGCCGGTCGCCGCGGCGCGTCTGGGCGCGCGGGCGCGGCTGGTCACCGGTGATTATCGCGATCTGGCGGGCGACGGCTGGGACATCATCGTGTCGAGCCTTGTCGCGCATCATATGACGCCCGGCCAGCGCCGCGATTTTCTGGCTTTCATGGAAAGCGAGGCGGCGCTGGGCTGGCTGGTCAACGACCTGCATCGGCGGCGATTGCCCTTCATGGGGTTCCCGCTGCTCGCGGCGCTCGCGCGGGTCGATCCGATCGTGCGGCGCGACGGGCAGCTGTCGGTCGGACGCAGTTTCCGGCGCGGCGAATGGGCCGCGCTGCTCGCCGAGGCGCTGCCCGGCGTCCCGGCGCGCATCTTTCGCAGCTTTCCCTACCGGTTGTGCGTCGAGCGCGTGCGGTGA
- a CDS encoding sulfite exporter TauE/SafE family protein, whose amino-acid sequence MSILADPVTLAVLVAAVILLGMAKGGLAGVGALATPLAALVLPPATAAALLLPVLIVQDVISVWAFRKTWDGWIIGWMLPGAALGVAAGWFYAERVDEAQLMAALGAITLAFGLYRLWVERGGRIVAASRSPGWVGTIFGGIMGLTSQIAHAGGPPFQMWVTPRKLPHLTFIGTSAILFAIVNWMKVPAYLALGAFPHEVVVAALLLMPLAIVSTLLTVRWMKRMNPERFYVLVYVLMVLLGAKLFWDGAHG is encoded by the coding sequence GTGAGCATCCTGGCGGACCCCGTGACGCTCGCCGTGCTCGTCGCCGCGGTGATCCTGCTCGGCATGGCGAAGGGCGGGCTCGCCGGGGTCGGCGCGCTCGCGACGCCGCTCGCGGCGCTCGTGCTGCCCCCCGCGACCGCCGCGGCGCTGCTGCTGCCGGTGCTGATCGTGCAGGATGTGATCAGCGTCTGGGCGTTCCGCAAGACGTGGGACGGCTGGATCATTGGCTGGATGCTACCCGGCGCCGCGCTCGGTGTCGCGGCGGGCTGGTTCTACGCCGAGCGCGTCGACGAGGCGCAGCTGATGGCGGCGCTGGGCGCGATCACGCTCGCTTTCGGCCTCTATCGCCTGTGGGTCGAGCGCGGCGGACGGATCGTCGCGGCGTCGCGGTCGCCGGGCTGGGTCGGCACGATCTTTGGCGGCATCATGGGGCTGACGAGCCAGATCGCGCACGCGGGCGGGCCGCCGTTCCAGATGTGGGTGACGCCGCGCAAGCTGCCGCACCTGACCTTTATCGGCACCAGCGCGATCCTCTTCGCGATCGTCAACTGGATGAAGGTGCCCGCTTATCTCGCGCTCGGCGCCTTTCCGCACGAGGTGGTCGTCGCGGCGCTGCTGCTGATGCCGCTCGCGATCGTCTCGACGCTGCTCACCGTGCGCTGGATGAAGCGGATGAACCCCGAACGCTTCTATGTGCTTGTCTATGTGCTGATGGTGCTGCTCGGCGCGAAGCTCTTCTGGGACGGGGCGCACGGATGA